The following are from one region of the Desulfurispira natronophila genome:
- a CDS encoding response regulator, with protein sequence MPISSANRDILRHLVLLFAEDDNQTRQMFLPYFTAIFQNVLEAANGIDALEVYQNHHPPVMVVDIDMPYLSGLELIKKLRRENATARIIITSAYTDQRYLLDAVELDISRYLVKPILKNDLDSALEKVAREISCQVGSTRCFGDGWEYDPATRCLYCAQQIVDLTPLERQFLHILITNSHRVVEYAEIENRVWSDRDMTQDALKSVVRELRRKVGRSRIVNVSGTGYRFCGEGGT encoded by the coding sequence GTGCCAATCAGTTCTGCTAATCGAGATATTCTGCGTCATCTTGTTTTGCTGTTTGCCGAAGATGACAACCAGACGCGCCAGATGTTTCTTCCATATTTTACCGCCATTTTCCAGAATGTTCTGGAGGCTGCGAATGGAATAGATGCATTGGAGGTATACCAGAATCACCATCCACCGGTCATGGTGGTTGACATCGACATGCCTTACCTGAGTGGATTGGAGCTTATTAAAAAGCTGCGGCGCGAAAACGCAACTGCGCGAATCATAATAACCAGCGCCTACACCGATCAACGCTACCTGCTGGATGCGGTTGAGCTGGATATTTCCCGCTATCTGGTAAAACCGATTTTAAAAAATGACCTGGACAGTGCTCTGGAAAAGGTAGCCCGGGAAATTTCTTGCCAGGTGGGCTCCACACGGTGCTTTGGTGATGGGTGGGAGTACGATCCGGCAACCCGCTGTCTGTATTGTGCCCAGCAAATTGTTGATTTGACACCTTTGGAACGCCAGTTTCTGCATATTCTTATAACCAATAGCCATCGGGTGGTGGAGTACGCTGAGATTGAAAACCGGGTTTGGAGTGATCGGGATATGACCCAGGATGCTCTGAAGAGTGTTGTTCGCGAGTTGCGGCGCAAGGTGGGAAGATCCCGCATCGTAAATGTTTCGGGAACCGGTTATCGGTTCTGTGGCGAAGGAGGCACGTGA
- a CDS encoding sensor histidine kinase — MRETISTRRTLAYVAVAVVVLVASGGIAYWITDPCPFLLSSALVRLLAGFIAVAIYLRWRDWRILPLAIMFFLMALRQIFTLFSNAYGIDEPWLVQTLVEGPGFVVTFLAFFGVLYLWRVFANQARVQAAEAEAARRRRQIRQILDSQPSLVALANSHRVLNANRSLLEFLGHSSLESVGSSTQWLQELFQRGGALPQGLSWSEFLFQQRQADAEEVQLRLEKDGQPRVFLARFCPFVEAEEETIITFFDITALEAYQRELEQRHAEQRQMLVQQSRLAALGEMTGVIAHQWKQPLNTINWQVQMLQEQVAQLDDPRTAEASQSLQSILDQLDFMNSTITNFRDFFHPASQSQAFCPCQAISQVLQLLEVEFNKHHIYFELSCPDEPLQIWGRMNEFQQALLNLLVNSRDAIARRRREAIESQGIRAGKFDGIIGLHCQVVEGSLEMVVQDNGGGIPPEVLPQIFERFFTTRESEGGSGIGLYVARIIVEGHLRGSIQAENVRQGAQVRVSLPLFTLSGQE; from the coding sequence ATGAGAGAGACCATTTCTACCCGTCGAACCCTGGCCTATGTGGCAGTCGCGGTAGTGGTTCTCGTGGCCTCAGGAGGTATTGCCTACTGGATCACTGACCCCTGCCCCTTCTTGCTCAGCTCCGCCCTGGTTCGTCTGTTAGCCGGTTTTATTGCCGTGGCTATCTATCTGCGTTGGCGCGACTGGCGCATCTTACCTTTGGCAATCATGTTTTTTTTGATGGCTTTGCGTCAGATATTTACTCTTTTCAGTAATGCCTACGGCATAGATGAGCCCTGGCTGGTACAGACGCTGGTAGAGGGGCCAGGGTTTGTCGTGACTTTTCTGGCCTTTTTCGGTGTGCTCTATTTGTGGCGGGTCTTTGCGAACCAGGCCCGGGTGCAGGCAGCTGAGGCCGAAGCCGCCAGGCGTCGCCGACAGATCCGCCAGATTCTTGACTCACAGCCATCATTGGTCGCTCTGGCAAACAGTCACCGTGTACTCAATGCCAATCGCAGCTTGCTGGAGTTTCTGGGTCATAGCTCGCTGGAGTCTGTGGGTTCATCGACACAGTGGCTACAGGAGCTGTTTCAACGTGGGGGTGCGCTTCCCCAAGGGCTAAGCTGGTCCGAGTTTTTGTTTCAGCAACGCCAGGCCGATGCTGAGGAGGTGCAGTTGCGCCTGGAAAAGGATGGTCAGCCACGAGTGTTTCTGGCTCGTTTTTGTCCCTTTGTCGAAGCTGAGGAAGAGACTATTATTACCTTTTTTGATATTACGGCGCTGGAAGCGTATCAGCGGGAGCTTGAGCAACGTCACGCCGAACAACGCCAAATGCTGGTACAGCAGTCCCGCCTGGCAGCTCTGGGAGAGATGACAGGGGTCATAGCCCACCAGTGGAAGCAACCTCTGAACACTATCAACTGGCAGGTGCAGATGCTGCAGGAACAGGTCGCTCAGCTGGATGATCCTCGCACGGCGGAAGCCAGTCAATCCCTGCAGTCTATTCTTGATCAGCTGGATTTCATGAACAGTACGATTACCAACTTTCGCGACTTTTTTCATCCTGCCAGTCAATCCCAGGCATTTTGCCCCTGTCAGGCTATCAGCCAGGTGCTTCAGTTGCTGGAAGTTGAGTTTAACAAACACCATATCTACTTTGAACTCAGCTGCCCTGATGAGCCTCTGCAAATCTGGGGACGCATGAATGAGTTCCAACAGGCTCTGCTCAATCTGTTGGTTAACTCCCGCGATGCTATAGCCAGGCGGCGCCGGGAGGCTATTGAGAGTCAGGGTATACGGGCAGGGAAATTTGATGGAATCATAGGCTTGCATTGTCAGGTGGTGGAGGGCTCACTGGAAATGGTCGTTCAAGATAACGGAGGTGGCATACCCCCTGAAGTTTTACCGCAAATTTTTGAGCGCTTCTTTACGACCCGGGAGAGTGAAGGGGGAAGCGGAATCGGTCTGTATGTAGCCAGAATTATTGTGGAGGGACATCTTCGGGGGAGCATCCAGGCAGAAAATGTCAGGCAGGGTGCCCAGGTCAGGGTATCGTTGCCACTTTTTACCCTTTCAGGGCAGGAATGA
- a CDS encoding BCCT family transporter: MTEEKQSQEPQKKDPMIPDGEVNPIDTDYQVGQDNVVVKVGPFGLDIHNPVFGISGLLVVIFVVLTIAFHSHAEPLFSNLRDWMTSNLDWFFISAGNIFVLLCLVLAVSPLGRVRLGGTEAKPDYSYLGWFSMLFAAGMGIGLMFYGVAEPLSHFSAAYGGTSVEDGVRTDWSPLAGAAGDAAAAERLGMAATIYHWGLHPWAIYSVLALGLALFAFNKGLPLTIRSIFYPLLGERVWGWPGHVIDILAVFATLFGLATSLGIGASQASAGLSYLFGFPEGVTTQVLLVLAITAIALVSVYAGLEAGVKRLSEINMVLATLLLLFVIIVGPTLLIITGFFANLGAYLQHLPALANPIGREDSNFAQGWTAFYWAWWISWSPFVGMFIARVSRGRTVREFLVSVLLIPSTACVLWMSVFGGTAINQYVREGYDAVAESALPVQLFAMLDALPLAQITSFVAIVLVIVFFITSSDSGSLVIDVISAGGKVNAPTPQRMFWCTFEGLVAVALLLGGGLVALQAMAVSTGFPFTIVLLIVCVSLVIGLMSEPRPKKLPKKA; the protein is encoded by the coding sequence ATGACAGAGGAGAAGCAGAGTCAGGAACCTCAAAAGAAAGATCCAATGATTCCTGATGGAGAGGTCAACCCCATTGATACTGACTATCAGGTGGGTCAGGACAATGTGGTGGTGAAGGTGGGACCCTTTGGCCTGGATATCCACAACCCGGTTTTCGGCATCTCGGGACTGTTGGTAGTTATTTTTGTGGTACTGACCATCGCCTTTCACAGTCATGCCGAGCCGCTGTTTAGCAACTTGCGAGACTGGATGACATCAAACCTGGACTGGTTCTTTATTTCTGCCGGTAATATATTTGTGCTGCTGTGCCTGGTGCTGGCGGTTTCGCCTTTAGGGCGCGTACGGCTGGGTGGCACGGAAGCCAAGCCGGACTACTCGTACCTGGGTTGGTTTTCCATGCTCTTTGCTGCTGGCATGGGGATTGGGCTTATGTTCTATGGTGTCGCTGAGCCCCTTTCCCACTTTTCCGCAGCATACGGCGGCACGTCAGTAGAAGATGGAGTGCGTACCGATTGGTCGCCACTGGCTGGAGCAGCAGGAGACGCAGCTGCAGCTGAACGCCTGGGTATGGCAGCCACCATTTACCACTGGGGCCTGCACCCCTGGGCAATATACTCTGTGTTGGCACTGGGCCTGGCCCTTTTTGCCTTTAACAAGGGGCTGCCACTCACGATCCGTTCGATTTTCTACCCACTGCTGGGTGAGCGGGTCTGGGGATGGCCTGGCCACGTTATCGACATCCTGGCTGTCTTCGCTACCCTTTTTGGTCTGGCCACTTCTCTCGGTATTGGTGCCTCACAGGCCAGCGCCGGCCTAAGCTATCTCTTTGGTTTCCCCGAAGGGGTTACCACGCAGGTGCTGTTGGTGCTCGCGATTACCGCCATTGCCCTGGTTTCGGTCTATGCCGGACTGGAAGCTGGAGTAAAAAGACTTTCTGAAATCAACATGGTTCTGGCCACTCTGCTGCTGCTCTTTGTGATTATTGTCGGCCCCACCCTGCTGATCATAACCGGCTTCTTCGCCAATCTGGGAGCCTACCTGCAACACCTCCCGGCCCTGGCCAACCCCATCGGGCGTGAAGACAGCAACTTTGCCCAGGGTTGGACCGCCTTCTACTGGGCCTGGTGGATATCATGGTCGCCATTCGTAGGAATGTTTATTGCGCGGGTATCGCGAGGACGCACCGTGCGTGAGTTCCTTGTCTCCGTGCTGCTGATTCCTTCGACTGCCTGTGTACTCTGGATGAGTGTCTTCGGAGGGACTGCCATTAACCAGTATGTGCGCGAAGGCTATGATGCCGTGGCAGAGTCCGCGCTTCCGGTGCAGCTCTTTGCCATGCTCGACGCCCTGCCCCTGGCTCAAATCACATCGTTTGTAGCCATAGTCCTGGTTATTGTCTTCTTCATCACCTCATCGGACTCGGGATCGCTGGTAATTGACGTGATCTCTGCCGGCGGCAAGGTCAATGCTCCAACTCCTCAGCGCATGTTCTGGTGCACCTTTGAGGGGCTGGTAGCCGTTGCCCTCCTGCTCGGCGGTGGTTTGGTGGCCCTGCAGGCCATGGCGGTATCAACCGGATTCCCATTCACCATTGTGTTGTTGATTGTCTGTGTGTCGCTGGTAATTGGTTTAATGAGCGAGCCCAGGCCAAAAAAGCTGCCCAAGAAAGCGTAA
- a CDS encoding DUF294 nucleotidyltransferase-like domain-containing protein yields the protein METEQLEILDFLRRHAPFSDLPEETLAWVASSVDVAYYKADTQITAFGDEIDGLYVVRSGSVEVFRRSGDLYNRLSEGGFFGEFALLRNGKVRFPAKALEDTLVYIIPAEVFHELFENHELFADGVEVEDKTRLRQAVARREDANELMTSKIKTLVQREPVAIDSGATVREACQRMSAESVSSLLILRDESGQSSKDTSLSHSMLDGIITDRDIRNRLVTPGLDYDTPVTEIMSTGLVTVEHNQLVFEAMLLMLRHNLHHLPVLKDSKPIGVIAISDIIRYESQNSLFVVSSIFRQTDREGLAALKPEVRSCFQRMVNEDANSRMIGSAMAVIGRSFKQRLLELAEDKLGKPPVPYCFLALGSMARDEQSIVTDQDNAIILDNSFDPDQHDEYFRQLAEFVCDGLSECGYSYCTGGIMATNPKWRQPLQVWQDYFAQWIDKPTPQSLLDSSIFFDLEGVWGKTQWAEQLNQMVAARARRSPRFLASMARNALNRTPPLGFFKDFVMEADGRQSNSINIKRRGTAPMVDLIRVHTLAVGSRARNSFERLRDIIDAGILPKGRGPDLRDALEFIAMVRIRHQALDLDEGQEPDNSVVPENLSDFERKNLKDAFQILSNAQKFLRFRYQSGRSI from the coding sequence ATGGAAACAGAACAGTTAGAAATTCTCGATTTTTTGCGCCGACACGCACCCTTTAGCGATTTGCCTGAAGAAACCTTGGCGTGGGTAGCCAGCAGTGTAGATGTGGCGTACTATAAAGCCGATACTCAAATCACTGCATTCGGGGATGAAATAGATGGCCTTTATGTCGTGCGTAGCGGATCCGTGGAAGTCTTTCGGCGGAGCGGTGATCTTTATAATCGTCTCAGCGAGGGAGGCTTTTTTGGTGAGTTCGCGCTGTTGCGCAACGGCAAGGTTCGCTTTCCCGCCAAGGCCCTGGAAGATACCCTGGTTTATATTATTCCGGCAGAAGTATTTCATGAGCTGTTTGAAAATCACGAACTTTTTGCCGATGGGGTGGAGGTAGAGGATAAAACCCGTTTGCGACAAGCTGTAGCTCGCCGGGAGGATGCCAATGAATTGATGACCTCCAAAATAAAAACACTGGTGCAGCGTGAACCAGTGGCCATAGATAGCGGTGCGACAGTACGCGAGGCCTGCCAGCGTATGTCTGCCGAGTCGGTTTCGTCACTGCTGATTCTAAGAGATGAATCAGGGCAAAGCAGTAAAGATACGTCCCTATCACACTCGATGTTGGATGGCATCATAACGGATCGGGATATTCGCAATCGTCTGGTTACCCCGGGTCTTGACTACGATACTCCGGTCACGGAAATCATGTCGACGGGGCTCGTTACGGTAGAGCATAACCAGCTGGTCTTTGAGGCCATGTTACTAATGCTTCGCCACAATTTACACCATTTGCCGGTTTTAAAAGACAGCAAACCCATAGGGGTTATAGCTATCTCCGATATCATTCGCTACGAGTCCCAGAACAGTCTATTTGTAGTCAGTTCGATTTTTCGCCAAACAGATCGGGAAGGGCTGGCTGCACTGAAGCCAGAAGTTCGCTCATGTTTTCAGCGCATGGTAAATGAGGATGCCAACTCCCGTATGATAGGCAGTGCTATGGCGGTTATCGGTCGCAGTTTCAAGCAGCGTTTGCTGGAGCTGGCAGAAGATAAACTGGGGAAACCACCGGTGCCTTACTGCTTTCTGGCTTTGGGCTCCATGGCCCGCGACGAGCAGAGCATAGTCACTGATCAGGACAATGCCATTATCCTTGATAATAGCTTTGACCCAGACCAGCATGACGAATACTTCAGGCAGTTGGCGGAGTTCGTTTGTGATGGTCTGTCGGAGTGTGGCTACTCCTATTGTACCGGGGGAATTATGGCTACGAACCCGAAGTGGCGGCAACCCTTGCAGGTGTGGCAGGACTACTTTGCCCAATGGATAGACAAGCCAACCCCACAGTCGCTGCTTGACAGTTCCATATTCTTCGATTTGGAGGGGGTCTGGGGGAAAACCCAGTGGGCTGAGCAGCTTAATCAGATGGTAGCAGCGCGGGCGCGGCGCAGCCCCCGTTTTCTTGCCAGCATGGCTCGCAATGCTCTGAATCGAACTCCGCCACTCGGCTTTTTTAAGGATTTTGTTATGGAAGCTGATGGGCGACAGAGTAACTCAATAAATATTAAGCGGCGGGGAACTGCTCCCATGGTCGATCTCATCCGCGTACATACGTTGGCAGTTGGTTCCCGGGCTCGCAACTCTTTCGAGCGACTGCGGGATATTATTGATGCCGGAATACTGCCCAAGGGACGTGGGCCGGACTTACGGGATGCGTTGGAATTTATCGCCATGGTGCGTATTCGTCATCAGGCTCTTGATCTGGATGAAGGCCAGGAACCGGATAATTCAGTAGTGCCTGAGAATCTCTCCGACTTTGAGCGCAAGAATCTCAAGGATGCCTTTCAGATTCTCAGTAACGCTCAGAAGTTTCTACGCTTTCGTTATCAGTCCGGCCGGTCTATCTGA
- a CDS encoding 3'-5' exonuclease, with product MPGSEKTAGVKAPLPWSQRFVQLAEEARDPRIKAFYCAGMVDESTPLEEVPLLAMDFETTGFDSSKHGIVSIGLVPMSHRRIHCREARHWVVKPRVALDETSVVIHGITHSDVAAAPDLSDVIDELLEYMAGRVIVVHHRSIERAFLDVALKARTGEGIQFPVIDTMELEARLHRSKAPGIIDWLLRRRPASIRLADSRERYHLPYYRPHHALTDALATAELLQAQIAHRFSPQQAISELWQ from the coding sequence ATGCCTGGCAGCGAGAAAACAGCAGGGGTGAAAGCGCCTCTCCCCTGGTCACAACGATTTGTGCAATTGGCAGAGGAAGCCAGGGATCCACGCATAAAGGCTTTTTATTGTGCCGGGATGGTGGATGAATCTACCCCACTTGAAGAAGTACCTCTGCTGGCCATGGATTTTGAAACCACCGGTTTTGATTCAAGTAAACATGGTATAGTCAGCATCGGTCTGGTGCCCATGAGTCACCGACGCATACACTGCCGTGAAGCGCGCCACTGGGTGGTTAAGCCTCGCGTTGCCCTGGATGAAACATCGGTGGTAATTCACGGCATAACCCACTCTGATGTGGCAGCAGCTCCGGATTTGAGTGATGTTATTGATGAGTTGCTGGAATATATGGCCGGGCGAGTGATTGTGGTCCATCACCGCAGTATTGAGCGTGCTTTCCTGGACGTAGCACTCAAAGCTCGCACTGGCGAGGGTATCCAGTTTCCCGTAATTGATACGATGGAGCTTGAGGCCCGTTTGCATAGGAGCAAAGCGCCGGGGATTATTGATTGGCTTTTACGGCGACGGCCTGCTTCTATACGCTTGGCGGATTCTCGGGAGCGCTACCACTTGCCGTATTATCGGCCGCACCATGCGCTTACCGATGCGTTAGCTACAGCGGAGTTACTGCAGGCCCAAATAGCTCACCGCTTCTCTCCCCAACAGGCAATCAGCGAATTGTGGCAGTAA
- a CDS encoding integration host factor subunit beta, with protein sequence MTKADLVERICAKTDTVNKKQAEAVVNSLFECIIDALEDGDKVELRGFGSFKTRERGPREGRNPKTGDKVSVPSKRVPYFKPGKELRERVDLS encoded by the coding sequence ATGACCAAGGCTGATCTCGTTGAAAGAATTTGCGCTAAAACAGACACTGTCAATAAAAAGCAGGCAGAAGCCGTTGTAAACAGCCTTTTTGAGTGCATTATCGATGCCCTGGAGGATGGGGATAAAGTTGAACTTCGGGGATTTGGCAGCTTCAAAACCCGCGAGCGAGGACCACGTGAAGGTCGCAACCCCAAAACCGGAGACAAGGTCAGCGTTCCATCCAAGCGGGTACCCTACTTCAAGCCAGGCAAGGAACTACGCGAGCGTGTCGACCTCTCTTGA
- a CDS encoding Do family serine endopeptidase: MKSYLSAGSFLLTGILVTLLLFSPATSHQFPDFTELVEKVEPSVVNISTFKETSSAQRAMPFPEEFFHFFGEDFRRFFGETPRNNRPDQQRRHSTSLGSGFIVSDDGYIVTNHHVIKEADEILVTLSDEREYKAEVIGGDSAYDLALLKINARGLPALPLGNSDDIRVGQWVFAVGNPFGLSGTVTAGVISARDRQIGQSVFDSFLQTDASINPGNSGGPLLNLSGEVIGINTAIVSSGQGLGFAIPINTLKASYEQLREEGRVSRGWLGVSLQRLTPELAQSLGAGQDTTGALVVSVGEGQPGDKAGLEEGDIIVSFDGQQVERYQDIFRFVARGVPGVQVPMEVLRDGRKHTLRVTLGERPDDLSADAGPSAQPPSAAATWEFQGVTFAMENQRVVVKTVDRDSHAYEAGVRQGMVVLRANGVAATDLSTLERAIESRSRNNYVNLLVSHQGSNRFIPFQIQP, from the coding sequence ATGAAATCTTATCTCTCTGCAGGTTCTTTTTTACTCACCGGTATTTTAGTCACTCTCTTACTGTTTAGCCCTGCCACATCGCACCAGTTTCCTGACTTCACCGAGCTGGTAGAAAAAGTTGAGCCTTCGGTAGTGAACATATCTACCTTTAAAGAAACAAGCAGTGCGCAACGAGCAATGCCATTTCCGGAAGAGTTTTTTCATTTTTTTGGCGAAGACTTTCGACGATTTTTTGGCGAAACGCCCCGCAATAATCGTCCTGACCAGCAGCGACGCCACTCCACCAGTTTAGGTTCAGGGTTTATTGTTTCTGACGACGGCTATATTGTTACGAATCACCACGTTATCAAAGAAGCCGATGAAATTCTGGTTACCCTGAGCGATGAGCGTGAATATAAAGCTGAAGTTATAGGCGGAGACTCAGCCTATGATCTGGCTTTGCTGAAGATTAATGCCCGTGGATTGCCAGCTCTGCCGCTGGGCAACTCTGATGATATTCGTGTTGGTCAGTGGGTATTTGCCGTGGGAAATCCCTTTGGTTTGAGCGGCACAGTGACTGCTGGTGTTATCAGTGCCCGGGACAGGCAAATTGGTCAGTCGGTTTTTGATAGCTTTCTTCAAACTGATGCATCCATTAACCCGGGCAACAGTGGTGGGCCATTGCTGAACCTTAGCGGAGAGGTAATTGGGATCAATACCGCTATTGTCTCCAGTGGCCAGGGCCTTGGTTTTGCCATCCCCATTAATACGCTCAAGGCATCCTACGAACAGTTGCGGGAGGAAGGTCGCGTGTCCCGGGGCTGGCTTGGGGTATCCCTGCAGCGTCTGACGCCCGAGCTGGCTCAGTCATTGGGTGCGGGTCAGGATACCACTGGTGCTTTGGTGGTCTCGGTAGGCGAAGGACAGCCCGGTGACAAGGCGGGCCTGGAGGAAGGTGATATAATTGTTTCTTTCGATGGTCAGCAGGTAGAGCGCTATCAGGACATCTTTCGCTTTGTAGCACGTGGCGTACCCGGCGTTCAGGTTCCCATGGAGGTACTGCGGGATGGCAGAAAACACACTCTGCGAGTTACTTTGGGAGAGCGCCCAGACGATCTCAGCGCCGATGCGGGTCCTTCTGCTCAGCCACCTTCCGCCGCTGCCACCTGGGAGTTTCAGGGGGTAACTTTTGCTATGGAAAACCAGCGGGTTGTAGTTAAAACGGTTGATCGAGACTCTCACGCTTATGAAGCGGGGGTACGTCAAGGTATGGTGGTGTTACGGGCCAACGGAGTCGCCGCAACAGATCTTTCTACTCTGGAGCGGGCTATTGAAAGTCGTTCGCGCAATAACTATGTTAACCTTTTGGTAAGCCACCAAGGCTCCAATCGCTTTATACCTTTTCAAATTCAACCATAA
- the rfaD gene encoding ADP-glyceromanno-heptose 6-epimerase, with translation MRYLVTGAAGFIGSNLAFALLNQGHEVIALDNFSSGHFKNLIGFTGMVATIDISRVEQLAELENFGPLDGIFHQAAITDTTILDQALMMRANNDAFRHLLEWAAEQSVPVVYASSAGVYGNSSAPNRVEEGLVPENIYGYSKYAMDMTAKSFMADQPQQRIVGLRYFNVYGPGESFKGHAASMVFQLYHQLKAGKQPRLFKYGKQMRDFVYVDDVVQANLKAMHSECPVSGIYNVGSGQARTFNDMIEIISRELKIECQVEYIDNPYSFYQNHTEADIDQTRQQLGYQPEFSLEEGVVAYLQHLESQ, from the coding sequence ATGCGCTATTTGGTTACCGGCGCTGCCGGATTTATTGGATCCAATCTTGCCTTTGCCCTGCTGAACCAGGGACATGAGGTTATTGCTCTGGATAATTTTTCCAGTGGCCACTTCAAGAATCTTATCGGATTTACTGGTATGGTAGCTACGATTGATATAAGCCGTGTAGAGCAGTTGGCAGAGTTGGAAAACTTTGGCCCCTTAGACGGAATTTTTCACCAGGCTGCCATAACCGATACCACGATACTGGACCAGGCACTAATGATGCGGGCAAATAACGATGCTTTTCGCCACTTGCTCGAGTGGGCTGCCGAGCAGTCAGTGCCCGTGGTATACGCTTCCAGTGCCGGTGTCTACGGTAACAGCTCAGCTCCCAACCGGGTAGAGGAGGGGCTGGTGCCGGAAAATATTTATGGCTACTCCAAATACGCCATGGATATGACGGCGAAGTCTTTTATGGCCGATCAGCCTCAGCAGCGTATCGTAGGCCTGCGTTACTTCAACGTATATGGGCCGGGAGAGTCCTTCAAGGGTCATGCAGCAAGCATGGTGTTTCAGCTTTATCATCAGCTTAAGGCGGGCAAACAGCCACGTCTGTTCAAGTATGGCAAACAGATGCGCGACTTTGTCTATGTAGACGATGTAGTTCAGGCCAACCTCAAGGCCATGCACAGCGAGTGTCCGGTATCTGGAATCTACAACGTAGGAAGTGGGCAAGCCCGTACCTTTAACGACATGATCGAAATTATCAGCCGTGAACTGAAAATAGAGTGCCAGGTGGAGTATATAGACAACCCTTACAGCTTTTATCAAAACCATACTGAGGCTGATATTGACCAAACCAGGCAGCAACTGGGCTACCAGCCAGAATTTAGCCTTGAGGAAGGTGTCGTTGCCTATCTGCAGCACCTGGAGTCACAATGA
- a CDS encoding molybdenum cofactor guanylyltransferase produces MIIDGVVLAGGQSSRMGRDKALLPWGEDTTLLDNAVAILEPMVRKLHLSGRHYGDYSPILDVDPEQGPLGAFYSIYRTLQADPSWDALAVLPCDMPLVQSGWFLEMAKILESQLHVDAVFTAREGRFFPLTAVYRRRGLEMMARSYTQGNRKVLRALQDINNEVILKNEEQLENVNRPQDYQRLLEMRELSSDA; encoded by the coding sequence ATGATCATTGATGGCGTCGTGCTGGCGGGGGGACAGAGCAGTCGAATGGGCCGCGACAAGGCACTGCTTCCCTGGGGTGAGGATACCACGTTGCTGGATAATGCCGTCGCTATTCTGGAACCTATGGTCCGCAAACTGCATCTTTCAGGTCGCCACTATGGCGACTATTCACCTATTCTGGATGTCGACCCTGAGCAAGGGCCGTTGGGAGCCTTTTACTCCATATATAGAACCCTGCAGGCAGACCCGTCGTGGGACGCATTGGCAGTGCTTCCATGCGATATGCCGTTGGTGCAAAGTGGCTGGTTTCTGGAAATGGCAAAGATTCTTGAGAGTCAGCTCCATGTGGATGCAGTATTCACAGCTCGCGAGGGGCGTTTTTTCCCGCTGACGGCGGTTTATCGCCGAAGAGGGCTGGAAATGATGGCCAGATCCTACACCCAGGGAAATCGCAAAGTCCTAAGAGCCTTGCAGGATATAAATAATGAGGTTATATTAAAAAATGAGGAGCAATTGGAAAACGTCAATCGCCCTCAGGACTATCAGCGACTGCTGGAGATGCGTGAGCTTTCCAGCGATGCCTGA